In the genome of Noviherbaspirillum sp. L7-7A, one region contains:
- a CDS encoding glutathione binding-like protein, protein MIHLYYWPTANGIKIPILLNELGVEYQTHLVNIRHGDNALPDFLALNPNGKIPLVIDDAIDGAPLVIHESAAILIHLADAAKRFLPTGLQARTATMQWLFWQVGHVAASFGLYQTFREKIRSTIPSDVDAFAVGEVERLYQVLEQRLAGSAYLAGDYTIADIALFPWIQPERQGRDLAHYPNIARWRAHITQRPAVRQAYADGLAVAPNEKSLHISKDWLR, encoded by the coding sequence TTGATTCACCTTTATTACTGGCCCACCGCCAATGGCATTAAAATCCCGATCTTGTTGAACGAACTCGGCGTTGAATACCAGACGCATCTCGTCAATATCCGCCATGGCGATAATGCCCTTCCCGACTTTCTCGCCTTGAACCCGAACGGCAAAATCCCGCTCGTAATCGACGACGCCATTGATGGCGCGCCCCTGGTCATCCATGAATCTGCCGCCATCCTGATCCACCTGGCCGACGCCGCTAAGCGCTTCCTGCCGACCGGGCTGCAGGCCCGGACCGCGACCATGCAATGGCTGTTCTGGCAGGTCGGCCATGTGGCTGCAAGCTTTGGCCTGTATCAGACTTTTCGGGAAAAGATCAGGTCAACCATTCCTTCCGACGTCGATGCATTCGCAGTCGGAGAGGTCGAACGACTCTATCAGGTGCTGGAACAGCGATTGGCAGGTAGCGCCTACCTGGCAGGCGACTATACGATCGCCGATATTGCGCTATTTCCCTGGATACAGCCTGAACGGCAAGGAAGAGACCTTGCCCACTATCCCAATATCGCCCGCTGGCGCGCGCATATCACGCAGCGTCCAGCGGTCAGACAAGCTTATGCCGACGGACTGGCCGTAGCGCCAAACGAAAAGTCACTGCATATCAGCAAAGACTGGCTGCGTTGA